The proteins below are encoded in one region of Thioalkalivibrio sp. K90mix:
- a CDS encoding transporter, with translation MGIVPFCIGLAGPAVGQEAREAVGDAPVDSGPEVTVFEERGVLTPKGQWVVEPSLSYVHSSSLDVSIEGFTIIPALAIGLIDVSETERDTLTAAVSFRYGLTERLEVGMKIPYVYREQQVRRRDILEATALERVTGSTGQGLGDIEFGVSYQFNMADRGRPFFIGNLKAKSTTGKGPFDVARREILDDEGNRLGEIFLEQPTGSGFWSIQPSVTMIYPTDPAVIFANVSYLWNIERDVGDGYGKVNPGDAVGMSLGMAISLNDRTSMSFGYDHSTVFRTRVENESGLEPVFGRRQVGTVLWGISHRLTDRTSVNFSLGVGATEAAPDVQATLRVPIRF, from the coding sequence TTGGGGATCGTACCGTTTTGTATCGGGTTGGCCGGGCCGGCCGTGGGCCAGGAGGCTCGCGAGGCGGTCGGGGACGCCCCGGTGGATTCGGGCCCCGAGGTGACGGTCTTCGAGGAACGTGGTGTGCTCACACCGAAGGGGCAGTGGGTAGTGGAGCCGTCGTTGTCGTACGTGCACAGCAGTTCGCTGGATGTGTCGATCGAGGGGTTCACCATCATCCCGGCCCTGGCGATCGGGCTGATTGATGTCAGCGAGACGGAGCGCGACACGCTGACCGCGGCGGTGAGCTTTCGCTATGGCCTGACCGAGCGGCTGGAGGTCGGGATGAAGATCCCGTATGTCTACCGCGAGCAGCAGGTGCGCCGGCGCGACATCCTCGAGGCGACCGCGCTGGAGCGTGTGACGGGCTCCACCGGGCAGGGATTGGGCGATATCGAGTTCGGCGTGTCTTACCAGTTCAACATGGCGGATCGAGGTCGGCCGTTCTTTATCGGCAACCTCAAGGCGAAGAGCACGACTGGTAAGGGGCCCTTCGATGTCGCCCGCCGCGAGATCCTGGATGACGAGGGCAATCGCCTGGGCGAGATCTTCCTCGAGCAGCCCACCGGTTCCGGGTTCTGGAGTATCCAGCCCAGCGTGACGATGATCTATCCGACCGACCCGGCCGTGATCTTTGCGAACGTCAGCTATCTCTGGAACATCGAGCGCGATGTGGGCGATGGCTATGGCAAGGTCAATCCCGGCGACGCGGTCGGCATGAGCCTGGGGATGGCCATCAGCCTGAACGACCGCACCTCGATGAGCTTTGGCTACGACCACAGCACGGTATTCCGCACGCGGGTGGAGAACGAAAGCGGGCTGGAGCCCGTGTTCGGGCGGCGCCAGGTGGGGACCGTACTGTGGGGTATCTCGCACCGGCTGACGGACCGCACCAGTGTGAATTTCTCGCTCGGTGTCGGGGCGACCGAGGCCGCACCGGATGTGCAGGCCACCCTGCGGGTGCCGATCCGTTTTTGA
- a CDS encoding C39 family peptidase → MPIRRWFLCVVITTALMLSPALSAWAGGAQFPGMIGSMNVPVESLKDLRFRSIVPQRYDFSCGSAALATLLTYHYDRPTTEVETFDSMFRRGDQDLIREQGFSMLDMKHYLEAEQGMPADGFRIGLDDLDNLGVPAIAMIETRGYRHFVVIKGLEGGRVLVGDPALGVNSYTRNEFQQIWVNDILFIIREDVDLARHRFNASETWAAVTRAPIESGVVRSDLASFTLHLPRASDW, encoded by the coding sequence ATGCCCATCCGCCGTTGGTTCCTCTGCGTAGTCATCACCACCGCGCTGATGCTTTCGCCTGCCCTGTCCGCATGGGCCGGCGGGGCCCAGTTCCCCGGCATGATCGGCAGCATGAACGTGCCGGTGGAGAGCCTGAAAGACCTGCGCTTTCGCTCCATCGTCCCGCAGCGATACGACTTCAGCTGCGGCTCCGCCGCCCTGGCTACGCTGCTCACGTACCACTACGACCGCCCCACCACAGAGGTCGAGACCTTCGACAGCATGTTCCGACGCGGCGACCAAGACCTGATCCGCGAACAGGGCTTCTCCATGCTCGACATGAAGCACTACCTGGAGGCCGAACAGGGCATGCCCGCCGACGGCTTTCGCATCGGGCTGGATGACCTCGACAATCTCGGGGTGCCGGCGATCGCGATGATCGAGACTCGGGGCTATCGCCACTTCGTGGTAATCAAGGGGCTCGAAGGCGGACGGGTACTGGTGGGAGATCCGGCTCTCGGGGTCAACAGCTACACCCGTAACGAGTTCCAGCAGATCTGGGTCAACGACATCCTGTTCATCATTCGCGAGGACGTGGACCTCGCCCGGCATCGCTTCAATGCCTCCGAAACCTGGGCCGCCGTGACCCGCGCGCCGATCGAGTCGGGTGTCGTGCGCAGCGACCTGGCGAGCTTCACCCTGCATCTGCCCCGCGCGAGCGACTGGTGA